In Jeotgalibaca arthritidis, a single genomic region encodes these proteins:
- a CDS encoding 6-phospho-beta-glucosidase has protein sequence MGFRHDFLWGGATAANQCEGGYDKGGRGLANVDVVPIGKDRYPIITGQMKMVDFDDEHFYPAKEAIDMYHRYKEDIALFAEMGFKTYRLSIAWSRIFPKGDEAEPNEAGLQFYEDVFNECRKYGIEPLVTITHFDCPIHLVENYGAWRNRKLVGFYENLCRAIFTRYKGLVKYWLTFNEINMILHAPFMGAGLYFEEGDNKEQVKYQAAHHELVASAIATKIAHEVDPENQVGCMLAAGGYYPYTSNPEDVFESRKKDRENYFFIDVQSRGEYPAYALKELERQGIQIEMEAGDLELLKAHTVDFISFSYYSSRVATADPELLAKTEGNIFASVKNPYLEASEWGWQIDPLGLRITMNDLYDRYQKPLFIVENGLGAVDVPDEDGYVEDDYRIDYLAAHIKAMKDAVDLDGVDLLGYTTWGCIDLVSAGTGEMKKRYGFIYVDRDNEGNGTLKRSKKKSFDWYKKVIATNGEDLSNNK, from the coding sequence ATGGGATTTAGACATGATTTTCTATGGGGCGGCGCAACAGCGGCCAATCAATGCGAGGGCGGTTATGATAAAGGTGGCCGTGGGTTAGCCAATGTGGATGTGGTGCCGATTGGTAAGGACCGCTACCCCATTATCACGGGTCAGATGAAGATGGTTGATTTTGACGATGAGCATTTTTATCCAGCTAAAGAAGCCATTGATATGTACCACCGTTATAAAGAGGATATTGCCTTGTTCGCGGAGATGGGCTTTAAGACCTATCGTTTGTCGATTGCGTGGTCGCGGATTTTTCCAAAAGGGGACGAAGCGGAGCCAAACGAAGCAGGCTTGCAGTTTTATGAAGATGTCTTTAACGAATGCCGCAAGTATGGCATCGAGCCGCTCGTTACCATTACCCACTTTGATTGTCCGATTCACTTAGTGGAAAACTATGGGGCTTGGCGCAACCGCAAGCTAGTTGGCTTCTACGAGAATTTATGCCGAGCTATTTTTACCCGCTACAAGGGGCTAGTGAAGTATTGGCTGACTTTCAACGAAATTAACATGATTTTACACGCACCTTTTATGGGGGCAGGCCTTTATTTCGAAGAAGGTGACAACAAAGAGCAAGTCAAATACCAAGCAGCCCATCATGAACTAGTGGCGAGCGCCATTGCGACCAAAATTGCTCATGAAGTGGATCCGGAGAACCAAGTGGGCTGTATGCTAGCAGCTGGCGGCTACTATCCCTACACCTCAAACCCCGAAGATGTCTTTGAAAGTCGGAAAAAAGATCGGGAAAATTATTTCTTTATTGATGTTCAATCACGCGGAGAATACCCTGCCTACGCATTGAAAGAGCTAGAACGACAAGGTATTCAGATTGAAATGGAAGCGGGCGATTTGGAACTTCTCAAAGCCCATACCGTTGATTTCATTTCCTTCTCTTACTACTCCTCTCGTGTAGCAACTGCGGACCCAGAATTGTTAGCGAAAACAGAAGGCAATATTTTTGCGTCAGTTAAAAACCCCTATCTAGAAGCGAGCGAATGGGGTTGGCAAATTGATCCATTGGGCTTAAGAATTACTATGAATGACTTGTACGACCGCTACCAAAAACCATTATTTATTGTCGAAAATGGCTTAGGTGCAGTTGATGTGCCAGATGAAGATGGTTATGTCGAAGATGATTATCGGATTGATTATTTGGCAGCCCATATTAAAGCCATGAAAGATGCTGTTGATTTGGATGGTGTTGACTTATTGGGCTACACCACTTGGGGCTGTATTGATTTAGTTTCAGCTGGAACAGGTGAGATGAAGAAACGTTACGGCTTCATTTATGTTGACCGAGACAATGAAGGTAACGGAACGCTAAAACGCAGTAAGAAAAAATCATTTGACTGGTATAAAAAGGTTATAGCTACAAATGGGGAAGACCTATCAAACAATAAATAG
- a CDS encoding adenylosuccinate synthase translates to MKKLAIVGAQWGDEGKGKIVNHFSKAYDYIIRFSGGANAGHTIYFNGKKYVNHLLPSISPETNSIGVLSKGMALDLEQMIKELEVLEADFKGISKRFAIDKEIFLVLPYHKEEDAVLEDMRKYPIGTTKRGIGPSFADKVSRENIRLIDLFDEDRLYERLENIIYLKNNVYQGKLNLDTDTVYQTILAQFRRIQELGCQLTSSSELYEDLQSKKVLLEGAQGIMLDIDSGTYPFVTSSQTTAHGASTVDLTLTEDDNVMGVVKAYTTRVGEGEFPTELDGEEADRLRQLGNEYGATTGRDRRVGWLDLPQLRYAIRKSKLNGIVLTKGDVLDGYDTVKVCVGYEINGEVKAMPMIADEFRHAKPIYKTLKGWKNVFDIHFLKYITFIEQELGLEVDYISYGPKTEDIMDKKTFILHMD, encoded by the coding sequence ATGAAAAAATTAGCGATTGTAGGAGCACAATGGGGAGACGAAGGGAAAGGGAAAATTGTTAACCACTTTTCCAAAGCGTACGATTATATTATCCGCTTTTCAGGGGGAGCCAACGCTGGCCATACGATTTACTTTAACGGTAAAAAATATGTCAACCACTTGTTGCCATCCATTTCACCGGAAACAAACTCAATCGGAGTCTTATCGAAAGGTATGGCCTTAGATTTAGAACAAATGATTAAAGAGTTAGAAGTCTTGGAAGCTGATTTTAAAGGTATTTCAAAACGCTTTGCCATTGATAAAGAAATCTTCTTAGTCTTGCCTTATCACAAAGAGGAAGATGCTGTTTTAGAAGATATGCGTAAATACCCAATCGGCACAACCAAACGTGGGATTGGCCCTAGCTTTGCGGACAAAGTTTCCCGTGAAAACATTCGCTTAATTGATTTATTTGACGAAGACCGTCTCTATGAACGACTAGAAAATATTATTTACTTAAAAAATAATGTCTACCAAGGTAAATTGAATTTGGATACCGATACGGTTTATCAAACCATTTTAGCGCAATTTCGCCGTATTCAAGAATTGGGATGCCAGCTGACATCTAGTTCTGAACTGTATGAAGACTTGCAAAGCAAAAAAGTTTTACTAGAAGGCGCGCAAGGTATTATGCTCGATATCGACTCTGGTACCTATCCATTTGTGACGAGTAGCCAGACAACAGCACATGGTGCATCAACAGTTGATTTAACTCTAACCGAAGACGACAATGTTATGGGTGTTGTTAAAGCCTATACCACTCGCGTTGGTGAAGGTGAGTTTCCAACTGAACTTGATGGTGAAGAAGCAGATCGATTGAGACAATTAGGGAATGAATACGGTGCAACGACTGGTCGAGATCGCCGCGTAGGCTGGTTAGACTTACCACAGCTGCGCTATGCCATCCGCAAGTCTAAATTAAATGGCATTGTATTGACAAAAGGTGACGTTTTAGACGGTTACGATACTGTGAAAGTTTGTGTAGGCTACGAAATCAACGGCGAAGTGAAGGCAATGCCGATGATTGCTGACGAATTCCGTCACGCAAAACCAATCTACAAAACCTTAAAAGGTTGGAAAAACGTCTTTGATATTCATTTCTTGAAATACATTACCTTTATCGAACAAGAACTTGGTTTGGAAGTCGACTATATTTCTTACGGACCAAAAACCGAAGATATTATGGACAAAAAAACATTTATCCTACATATGGATTAA
- the purB gene encoding adenylosuccinate lyase: MIERYSLSPIKELWDLEAKYQKWLDVELAVISAFEEVGICPPGTHDKAKAAATIDVTAILAEEEIVNHDFIAFVNCVTSPMGDESRFFHLGLTSSDVEDTATSLLLRDALDIILKSLSDYRQVLYQKASQYKDTITVGRTHGIHGEPTSFGFKLLGYVAECDRNIDRMKAVRTALSVGTLSGAVGNYANIDPEIERLALAYFDLTPTLAATQVIARDTHAEFIHVLALVASSIERIAVEIRHLQKTEVLEAQEGFKKGQRGSSAMPHKKNPILSERLTGLSRMVRSMVPIAYENIVLWHERDISHSSTERFIFPDATQIVFYMTEKAQDLLQNLIVNEDRMLENLDASYGLVYSQRVMLALIDKGHSRDYSYTLVQKNALQAWDSRSSFKDYLLKDEDIMGILTESELDHLFDPTFYTRNIHSVYRKFEETK, translated from the coding sequence ATGATTGAACGCTATTCGTTGTCACCCATAAAAGAATTATGGGATTTGGAAGCTAAGTACCAAAAATGGTTGGATGTGGAATTGGCAGTTATCTCGGCTTTTGAGGAAGTGGGAATCTGCCCACCAGGCACGCACGATAAGGCCAAAGCTGCTGCAACCATTGACGTAACTGCTATTTTAGCGGAAGAAGAAATCGTCAACCACGATTTCATCGCTTTCGTTAACTGTGTGACAAGCCCAATGGGGGATGAAAGTCGCTTTTTCCACTTAGGTTTAACCAGTTCAGATGTGGAAGATACCGCAACTAGTCTATTGTTACGTGATGCTTTGGACATTATTTTAAAATCTCTTAGCGATTACCGCCAAGTTTTGTATCAAAAAGCCAGTCAATACAAAGACACCATTACAGTCGGACGCACACACGGAATTCACGGCGAGCCAACGAGTTTTGGATTCAAGCTGTTAGGCTATGTGGCTGAATGTGACCGGAATATTGACCGCATGAAAGCTGTTCGCACCGCCCTTTCTGTTGGAACTTTATCAGGCGCAGTTGGTAATTACGCGAATATTGACCCAGAAATTGAACGATTGGCATTAGCATACTTTGACTTAACGCCAACATTGGCGGCCACTCAAGTGATTGCTCGTGATACTCACGCGGAGTTTATCCATGTCTTAGCTCTTGTAGCGTCATCCATTGAACGTATTGCGGTAGAAATACGCCACCTTCAAAAAACAGAAGTCTTAGAAGCTCAAGAAGGCTTTAAAAAAGGCCAACGTGGCTCATCAGCTATGCCGCACAAAAAGAACCCGATTTTGTCAGAGCGTTTAACAGGTTTGTCTCGCATGGTTCGTTCGATGGTGCCAATTGCTTATGAAAATATTGTCTTGTGGCATGAACGCGACATCTCGCATTCATCAACCGAACGCTTTATTTTCCCAGATGCTACTCAGATTGTGTTTTATATGACGGAAAAAGCACAAGACTTACTCCAAAATCTGATTGTTAATGAAGACCGTATGCTTGAGAATCTGGATGCCTCTTATGGGCTTGTCTATTCGCAACGCGTTATGCTAGCACTCATTGATAAGGGACACAGTCGTGACTATAGCTACACACTAGTTCAAAAAAATGCCCTCCAGGCTTGGGATAGCAGATCATCCTTTAAAGACTATTTATTGAAGGATGAAGACATCATGGGAATCTTGACGGAATCTGAATTAGATCACTTATTTGATCCAACATTTTATACAAGAAACATCCACTCTGTTTATAGAAAGTTTGAGGAAACCAAATGA
- a CDS encoding Gfo/Idh/MocA family protein produces MTNQTLNWAIVGTGTIAKEFAGQFSATNARLYGVSSRREETAQAFAQEFKLEKAYSSFENLLADPAVDVVYIATPHNTHYDYMMAALEAGKHVVCEKVITINKKQLDAAYQLAKEKQVYLFEAMTIHYMPLYQNLFDWLAKEKLGPLKMVQVNFGSYKDTDPSYYYFNKELAGGALFDIGVYALHFTRWFLSSQPTEIQSMAHLHQSGVDESSVIMLKNKENELANISLTFRAKLPKQGIVAYEEGYVTITDYPRSNRAVLTRNTGEVSVFEQGKSEEGLAYEAEAISKLIISKEGNPYIDYSLDVLAIMDEVRSQWGLEYDFE; encoded by the coding sequence ATGACGAATCAAACACTAAACTGGGCAATTGTTGGAACAGGAACGATTGCCAAAGAGTTCGCAGGACAATTTTCGGCAACTAATGCCCGTTTATATGGCGTCTCTTCGCGTCGTGAGGAAACAGCCCAAGCATTTGCTCAAGAGTTCAAACTTGAAAAAGCTTATAGCAGTTTTGAGAACTTGCTAGCTGATCCAGCGGTGGATGTCGTTTATATTGCGACACCCCACAATACCCACTACGACTACATGATGGCAGCTCTTGAAGCAGGTAAACATGTCGTCTGTGAAAAAGTAATTACAATCAATAAAAAGCAGTTAGATGCTGCCTACCAATTAGCCAAAGAAAAACAAGTCTACCTCTTTGAGGCAATGACCATTCATTATATGCCACTCTACCAAAACCTCTTTGATTGGTTAGCGAAAGAAAAATTAGGTCCTCTAAAAATGGTGCAAGTTAATTTTGGTAGCTACAAGGACACTGATCCAAGTTACTATTACTTTAATAAAGAATTAGCGGGCGGTGCACTCTTTGATATTGGGGTTTATGCTTTGCATTTTACGCGTTGGTTCTTATCGAGTCAGCCGACAGAGATCCAGTCGATGGCTCACTTGCATCAATCAGGTGTTGATGAAAGTTCTGTCATTATGCTGAAAAACAAAGAAAATGAACTTGCTAATATTTCATTAACTTTCCGAGCGAAATTGCCCAAGCAAGGGATTGTCGCTTACGAAGAAGGTTATGTTACCATTACGGATTACCCACGCTCAAACCGCGCCGTTCTAACACGTAACACAGGTGAAGTGAGTGTCTTTGAACAAGGTAAATCGGAAGAAGGGCTGGCTTACGAAGCAGAGGCAATTTCCAAACTGATTATCAGTAAAGAAGGAAATCCATACATCGATTATTCCTTAGATGTTTTAGCGATTATGGATGAGGTTCGTTCACAATGGGGATTGGAATATGATTTTGAATAG
- a CDS encoding serine hydrolase gives MSKKRKFHVIFSGMMIVISVIIIFALSHKKSLVLGNSKNELVASAKIMIDHNKMSDGDYPVVASIEDVVQGIMAEFNVQDDQVSIVYEDLKKGNDYRLNEDDLVTAASTIKVGIAAIFVDQIVAGNLTWDSELPYYDSYYESGDGAITNSEKQYAYTVEELIDQMLTYSDNTATNILAFYYRDTFSDYRQAILDFSGETDIPLEAFENNETTADILAAILKRLTEDERYQPIIDVMLQAQDGFRLKQYVTTGMAAKYGSYGAWQHDTGIYYEDEEAVYLLVVLTYGLENVDEFMGELNYQIKEWQQLQ, from the coding sequence ATGAGTAAAAAAAGGAAATTCCATGTTATATTTTCTGGAATGATGATAGTCATATCAGTAATCATTATTTTCGCTTTATCACATAAGAAAAGTTTAGTACTGGGAAACAGTAAAAATGAGCTAGTCGCATCGGCTAAAATTATGATCGATCATAATAAAATGTCAGACGGTGACTACCCAGTAGTTGCAAGTATAGAAGATGTCGTTCAAGGAATTATGGCAGAATTTAATGTTCAAGATGATCAAGTCTCCATTGTGTATGAGGATCTTAAAAAAGGTAACGATTATCGGTTGAATGAGGACGATTTGGTAACAGCCGCTAGTACGATAAAAGTAGGTATTGCAGCGATTTTTGTTGATCAAATTGTGGCTGGAAACTTAACGTGGGATAGCGAGTTGCCTTACTACGACAGTTACTATGAGTCAGGTGATGGCGCGATTACCAATTCAGAGAAACAATACGCCTATACGGTTGAAGAATTAATTGACCAAATGCTAACCTATTCTGATAATACAGCAACCAATATACTGGCCTTTTACTATCGCGACACATTTAGTGACTACCGCCAAGCAATTCTAGATTTCAGTGGTGAAACAGATATTCCGCTAGAAGCCTTTGAGAACAACGAAACGACAGCTGATATTTTAGCCGCCATTTTAAAACGCCTGACAGAAGATGAGCGTTACCAACCAATTATTGATGTGATGCTACAGGCGCAGGATGGTTTCCGCTTAAAGCAATATGTTACGACGGGTATGGCAGCAAAATATGGGAGTTACGGCGCATGGCAGCACGATACAGGCATTTATTATGAAGACGAAGAGGCAGTTTACCTTTTAGTCGTTCTAACGTACGGATTAGAAAATGTCGATGAATTTATGGGAGAATTAAATTATCAAATTAAAGAGTGGCAACAATTACAATAA
- a CDS encoding folate family ECF transporter S component, with protein MENKKSVSMFMARDIAVIGLMIALKVVLTRFLAVETQFVRVGFSFIPTILLAIMYGPWVGAFSGALADVAGFFLFPKGFAFSPGFTISAAVAPIIYGMILYRKPLTLKRIMMACLAVTVIVNVGMNSLWLRILYDQAFWGMLPIRLAQNIITLPIEVGIMYWVMKNASIRRAMKGYPIHWIN; from the coding sequence ATGGAAAATAAAAAATCCGTGTCCATGTTCATGGCCAGAGACATTGCTGTCATTGGCTTAATGATTGCTTTGAAAGTGGTATTAACACGCTTTTTAGCAGTCGAAACCCAGTTTGTAAGAGTTGGGTTTAGCTTTATACCAACCATTTTGTTGGCTATTATGTATGGGCCTTGGGTAGGAGCTTTTTCTGGTGCCTTGGCTGATGTTGCTGGCTTTTTCCTTTTTCCAAAAGGATTTGCCTTTTCACCTGGTTTTACAATTTCAGCTGCGGTAGCACCGATTATTTATGGTATGATTTTATATCGTAAACCACTGACTCTCAAACGCATTATGATGGCGTGTTTGGCAGTAACGGTTATCGTCAATGTTGGTATGAACTCATTATGGCTGCGTATTTTATACGACCAAGCTTTCTGGGGTATGTTACCGATTCGTTTAGCTCAAAATATCATTACCCTCCCTATCGAAGTAGGGATTATGTACTGGGTAATGAAAAATGCCTCGATTAGACGGGCAATGAAAGGCTATCCGATTCACTGGATAAATTAA
- a CDS encoding aminotransferase class I/II-fold pyridoxal phosphate-dependent enzyme: MTLTTNQQLDKIQPSAIRVFDQLFRSIDDCILMTIGEPDFSMPEHVKDAAIKAIQEDESHYSHSMGAIGVRQAVADYLKRRYQLDYNPESEILMTVGATEAISTVLKAILNPGEKIIVPTPGFPLYKLSATIAYGETIEVNTSESGFLLTADQVHQVMADHDDVKAIILNYPSNPTGVTYTPDELQALVEAIRQYEVFVISDEIYSELTYDQEHLSIARLLPEQTILISGASKAFAMTGWRVGFIATQEKWLPPIFKTHQMAITTGVTVSYKAAEEAFNHGAEAVALMKAEYEKRRDYCVGALTNLGFELAKPSGAFYLFIKLPQQFGKDDQAFCRDLAEKGKVGLIPGSVFGPGGEGYVRMSYALSQEGIEEAMKRITNYMGKSE, from the coding sequence ATGACACTAACTACTAATCAACAATTAGATAAAATTCAACCGTCAGCAATTCGGGTATTTGACCAGCTGTTCAGAAGTATTGACGATTGTATTCTAATGACCATTGGCGAACCCGATTTTAGTATGCCCGAACACGTTAAGGATGCTGCTATTAAAGCAATCCAAGAAGATGAGTCTCATTATTCTCACTCGATGGGTGCGATTGGTGTCCGTCAAGCTGTCGCTGACTATTTAAAACGTCGCTATCAGTTAGACTATAATCCAGAAAGTGAAATTTTAATGACTGTTGGCGCAACCGAAGCAATCTCGACCGTTCTAAAAGCGATTTTGAATCCAGGTGAGAAAATTATTGTGCCAACGCCAGGCTTTCCTTTATACAAATTGTCGGCAACCATTGCTTATGGTGAGACGATTGAGGTGAATACTTCTGAGAGTGGTTTTCTATTAACGGCTGATCAGGTTCATCAAGTAATGGCTGACCATGATGATGTGAAAGCGATTATTTTGAACTATCCGAGTAATCCAACCGGTGTGACTTATACGCCGGATGAATTACAAGCGCTGGTTGAAGCCATTCGTCAATATGAGGTTTTTGTCATTAGTGATGAAATTTATAGTGAACTAACTTACGACCAAGAGCATTTATCCATTGCCCGCTTGTTGCCGGAACAAACTATTTTAATTAGTGGTGCTTCGAAGGCTTTTGCGATGACAGGCTGGCGTGTCGGCTTTATTGCCACTCAGGAAAAATGGTTGCCACCTATTTTTAAAACACACCAAATGGCGATTACGACAGGTGTGACTGTTTCTTATAAAGCAGCAGAAGAAGCTTTCAATCATGGGGCAGAAGCCGTTGCCTTGATGAAGGCAGAATATGAGAAACGACGAGATTATTGCGTCGGTGCCTTAACCAATCTAGGCTTCGAATTAGCAAAACCAAGCGGGGCATTTTATTTATTTATTAAATTACCCCAACAGTTTGGTAAGGACGATCAGGCCTTTTGTCGCGATTTAGCAGAAAAGGGAAAAGTGGGTTTGATTCCAGGAAGCGTGTTTGGTCCTGGCGGAGAGGGCTATGTTCGGATGAGTTACGCCCTGTCGCAAGAAGGCATTGAAGAAGCGATGAAACGGATAACGAATTATATGGGAAAGAGTGAATAG
- a CDS encoding GNAT family N-acetyltransferase: MVEQAFHIRLAERQDVDIIFNFIKALADYEKMSDEVVATPESLEKSLFDDKHAEVLIGERDGKAVGFALFFHNYSTFLGKAGIYLEDFFVLEDERGKGYGKALFQEVAKIAVARDCERMEWSCLDWNKPSIQFYESQGAVGMTDWTVHRLSGETLKKYGGDAYDTNY; the protein is encoded by the coding sequence TTGGTAGAACAAGCATTCCATATTCGACTGGCAGAGCGTCAGGATGTAGATATTATTTTTAACTTTATAAAAGCATTAGCTGACTACGAAAAAATGTCAGATGAGGTTGTTGCAACACCTGAAAGTTTGGAGAAGTCCTTATTCGATGACAAGCATGCAGAAGTCTTAATCGGAGAAAGAGATGGAAAGGCGGTAGGATTTGCACTGTTTTTCCATAATTATTCAACCTTTTTAGGTAAAGCAGGCATTTATTTAGAAGACTTTTTTGTTTTAGAGGATGAGCGTGGTAAAGGCTACGGCAAAGCGCTCTTTCAAGAAGTTGCTAAAATTGCTGTTGCGCGTGACTGTGAGCGGATGGAATGGTCGTGTTTGGATTGGAATAAGCCGAGCATTCAATTCTATGAATCGCAAGGGGCAGTTGGGATGACTGACTGGACGGTTCACCGTTTATCTGGTGAAACTTTAAAAAAATACGGAGGCGATGCTTATGACACTAACTACTAA
- a CDS encoding methionine ABC transporter ATP-binding protein has product MIDLKDVSVIFQGDKQKKIKAVQNVSLHVNKGDVYGIVGYSGAGKSTLVRTINLLQRPTSGKVVINKKVITDLSEKELRQARKKIGMIFQHFNLMGSRTIFDNVAFPLKRSKLTKSQISKKVLELLDLVGLGDKADAYPSQLSGGQKQRVAIARALANDPEILLCDEATSALDPKTTSSILELLKKLNKDLGLTIVIITHEMQVVKEICNKVAVMEDGHVIEEGSLLEIFTSPQNQLTKDFINTATHVDQGIDTVLAHPTLLNLKENDVLAKLSFVGGSTSEPLIAKLNNSFQVQGNILFGNVEILQETPVGTLLLVLSGSTEKIAEAIDYLQSNDVTVSIISAESIEERQKKEDGE; this is encoded by the coding sequence ATGATTGACTTAAAAGATGTCTCAGTCATCTTCCAAGGTGACAAACAAAAAAAAATTAAAGCCGTACAAAATGTTTCACTACACGTTAATAAAGGTGACGTTTACGGGATTGTCGGCTACAGTGGTGCTGGAAAGAGTACACTCGTTAGAACGATTAACTTACTCCAACGTCCAACTAGTGGCAAAGTGGTGATTAATAAGAAAGTTATCACTGATTTGAGTGAAAAAGAATTACGACAAGCTCGTAAAAAAATCGGGATGATTTTCCAACACTTTAACTTGATGGGATCTCGAACTATTTTCGATAACGTGGCTTTCCCCCTAAAACGGTCGAAGCTCACAAAAAGCCAAATCAGTAAAAAAGTGCTCGAACTATTAGACCTTGTTGGGCTAGGCGATAAAGCAGATGCTTATCCGTCTCAACTCTCTGGTGGACAAAAGCAACGGGTTGCCATTGCGCGTGCCTTAGCGAATGATCCAGAAATTCTACTATGTGATGAAGCAACAAGTGCCCTAGATCCTAAGACAACTTCTTCTATTTTAGAGTTGTTGAAAAAACTAAATAAAGATTTAGGTCTGACGATTGTAATCATTACTCATGAAATGCAAGTGGTGAAAGAAATCTGTAACAAGGTTGCGGTTATGGAAGATGGCCATGTCATTGAAGAAGGCAGCCTACTAGAAATCTTTACTAGCCCACAAAATCAACTAACAAAAGACTTTATCAATACAGCGACTCATGTGGATCAAGGAATCGATACAGTATTAGCTCATCCAACCCTTCTTAACTTGAAGGAAAACGACGTATTAGCAAAACTGTCCTTCGTTGGCGGTTCAACGAGTGAGCCACTCATTGCTAAGTTGAATAATAGCTTCCAAGTTCAAGGAAATATTCTCTTTGGAAATGTGGAAATTTTACAAGAAACACCGGTTGGAACATTATTACTCGTTTTATCAGGATCAACTGAAAAAATTGCTGAAGCCATCGACTACTTGCAATCGAATGATGTGACTGTTTCAATTATTTCTGCAGAGTCTATCGAAGAACGTCAAAAGAAAGAAGATGGTGAATAA
- a CDS encoding methionine ABC transporter permease, producing MTEFINNLLPNVSNIWDVVWESLWQTLYMTGISGAIAGFLGIILGVILLITDEGGLIPNALLYNILDKLVNVFRSLPFIILLTLIYPITRLIVGTAIGTTAALVPLVFSTVPFYARQIQNALLEVDPGVVEAAQAMGTSKLDIIFRVYLKEGLASIIRVSAVTIINLIGLTAMAGAVGAGGLGNLAITRGYNRFQTDVIFVATILILIIVFISQAIGNALVKKVSH from the coding sequence ATGACTGAATTTATTAATAACTTACTACCGAACGTTTCAAACATTTGGGATGTTGTTTGGGAAAGCTTATGGCAAACCCTTTATATGACAGGTATTTCTGGTGCAATTGCTGGATTTTTAGGTATTATCCTTGGTGTTATCCTATTAATAACAGATGAGGGCGGCTTAATACCAAATGCCCTTCTCTATAACATTTTAGACAAACTGGTTAATGTCTTCCGGTCACTGCCCTTTATTATTTTACTGACACTGATTTATCCAATCACGCGTCTAATTGTCGGCACAGCAATCGGAACAACCGCTGCACTTGTACCGCTTGTCTTCTCAACTGTTCCCTTCTATGCCCGTCAGATTCAAAATGCCTTGCTTGAAGTAGACCCTGGTGTCGTTGAGGCAGCTCAAGCAATGGGAACAAGCAAATTGGACATTATTTTCCGTGTTTATTTAAAAGAAGGCCTAGCTTCAATCATCCGTGTATCTGCTGTAACAATTATTAACTTAATTGGGTTAACAGCCATGGCTGGTGCGGTTGGTGCCGGCGGACTTGGAAATCTAGCCATCACAAGAGGTTATAACCGATTCCAAACAGATGTCATTTTTGTTGCAACAATCTTAATCTTAATCATCGTCTTTATCAGCCAAGCAATTGGTAATGCATTAGTTAAGAAAGTAAGCCACTAA